One genomic window of bacterium includes the following:
- a CDS encoding ABC transporter substrate-binding protein produces MNDRRWIVSATGLAVFVSLVAVMALPARPAAVQGGTLAIAWPADEEPANLDSQVDPYDSTKLLNSFVADPLIRLNSDGRYVAALATAWTVSPDGKVWTLTVRKGVKFQDGTPFNAAAVKFNIERIMDPNTHSAELADFLGAGNFQKVEAVDDSTVKITYSGPVPIALWGLSVAPMWSPAAVKQYGASFPQHLTGAGPFKLAEWARGDHVRFSRDAGYAGSPSVQSHAGAAYLDGINVRFVGDPGVLGQVLKSGEVNLVVKVPSQSLKEYRGNPNYRVVLGYQPGTGMQFVMNTSRPGLSDIRVRKALRFAYDPVKVNETLYGGDYVTAKGPLTPSSRFYWKGAETAYSYDPAKARQLLDEAGWKLNPQTGIREQGGKPLSFTIVMLHHKEIGEYLSAQFRQIGVDLKVAVVPGPVQLQRAQSGDFDFIYERQRTFEPDGSLFAIWYSKNDKPGGWAWSRFHNDALDAVLLKTQGASSQTDRQRLWTQAQRMITDFALALPTVDDPVYYAMQKTVQGFKLGAIGNWFFVNDVYLEK; encoded by the coding sequence GTGAACGACCGCAGGTGGATTGTCAGCGCGACTGGGCTGGCGGTGTTCGTGAGCCTCGTGGCCGTGATGGCACTGCCCGCCCGTCCCGCCGCGGTACAAGGCGGGACGTTGGCCATCGCCTGGCCGGCCGACGAAGAGCCGGCCAACCTCGATTCTCAGGTTGACCCCTACGACAGCACCAAACTCTTGAACTCCTTCGTCGCCGATCCTCTGATCCGCCTCAACTCGGACGGACGGTACGTCGCGGCGCTCGCCACGGCCTGGACGGTGTCTCCAGACGGCAAAGTCTGGACTCTTACCGTCCGGAAGGGGGTCAAGTTCCAGGACGGCACGCCGTTCAACGCCGCGGCGGTGAAATTCAATATCGAGCGGATCATGGATCCCAACACGCACTCGGCGGAACTGGCCGACTTTCTCGGCGCCGGCAACTTCCAGAAGGTTGAGGCGGTCGACGATTCGACCGTGAAGATCACATATTCGGGGCCGGTTCCGATTGCGCTGTGGGGCCTCAGTGTGGCGCCGATGTGGTCGCCCGCGGCCGTCAAACAATACGGCGCAAGCTTCCCCCAGCATCTTACCGGGGCGGGCCCCTTCAAATTGGCCGAATGGGCCCGCGGCGATCACGTGAGGTTCTCGCGCGACGCGGGCTATGCCGGCTCTCCGTCGGTGCAATCGCACGCCGGGGCGGCGTACCTCGACGGCATCAACGTCCGGTTCGTCGGAGACCCCGGGGTGCTCGGACAGGTCCTGAAGTCCGGGGAAGTCAATCTCGTCGTCAAGGTGCCGTCCCAGAGTCTCAAGGAGTACCGGGGCAACCCAAACTATCGGGTCGTCCTGGGATATCAACCCGGCACGGGCATGCAGTTCGTCATGAACACGAGCCGGCCCGGGCTGAGCGACATCCGCGTGCGCAAGGCGCTTCGGTTCGCGTACGATCCCGTGAAGGTGAACGAGACGCTCTACGGCGGTGATTACGTCACGGCGAAGGGCCCGTTGACGCCGTCGAGCCGTTTCTACTGGAAGGGCGCGGAGACCGCGTATTCCTATGATCCGGCGAAGGCCCGCCAGCTCCTGGACGAGGCGGGGTGGAAGCTCAATCCGCAGACGGGCATCCGCGAGCAGGGCGGCAAACCGCTCAGCTTCACCATCGTCATGCTGCATCACAAAGAGATCGGGGAGTACCTCTCGGCGCAGTTCCGGCAGATCGGGGTCGACCTGAAGGTGGCCGTGGTGCCGGGACCGGTGCAGCTGCAGCGGGCACAAAGCGGCGATTTCGACTTCATCTACGAGCGGCAGCGCACCTTCGAACCCGATGGGAGCTTGTTCGCCATCTGGTATTCGAAGAACGACAAGCCGGGCGGATGGGCGTGGTCGCGGTTTCACAACGACGCGCTCGACGCGGTGCTGCTGAAGACGCAAGGCGCCTCGTCCCAAACGGACCGGCAGCGGCTGTGGACCCAGGCCCAACGCATGATAACGGATTTCGCGCTGGCGCTGCCGACCGTGGACGACCCGGTGTATTACGCCATGCAGAAGACCGTCCAAGGATTCAAACTGGGCGCCATCGGCAACTGGTTCTTCGTCAACGACGTCTATCTCGAGAAGTGA
- a CDS encoding aminotransferase class I/II-fold pyridoxal phosphate-dependent enzyme: MAETTVPTLLERMISRRARDVGQGFPRQTSVPTTGMITLSSGTPDFATPPHIIDAAKQALDGRHTTYTEWAGIPELRRAIARKLQQDNGITADPDSEILVTTGTQEALQVICQTFLDPGDEILIHAPYYDEYRRDALLAGARLVAVPTKREHDFAVDAEVLAERITDRTKAIIVVSPSNPAGAVQPRAALERVAALAQERDLLIIADELYEKFVYDGLRQHSIASFPDMFSRTITINGFSKCYSMTGFRIGYIAAPAALLRAMLPIKHGMTICAPSVSQWAAMAALTGPHEWFGGVLKEYDARRRLWMEALDAGGLTYGRPQGAYYVYFNVASTGLTGREFSERLRRDYHIILGSGGAIGGDWASYLRGSLAVPSDPLREGLDRLTQAVERYRRDAK; encoded by the coding sequence ATGGCAGAGACGACGGTGCCGACACTGCTCGAGCGTATGATTTCGCGCCGCGCCCGCGATGTCGGGCAGGGTTTCCCCCGCCAAACCTCGGTCCCGACGACAGGGATGATCACGCTGTCAAGCGGCACGCCCGACTTCGCCACGCCTCCGCACATCATCGACGCAGCCAAGCAGGCGCTCGACGGCCGGCATACCACGTACACCGAGTGGGCCGGCATCCCAGAATTGCGCCGAGCCATCGCGCGGAAGCTTCAACAGGATAACGGCATTACCGCCGACCCGGACTCGGAAATCCTCGTCACGACCGGGACGCAAGAAGCGCTGCAGGTCATCTGTCAGACGTTTCTTGATCCCGGCGACGAAATCCTGATCCACGCTCCCTACTACGACGAATACCGGCGCGATGCGCTGCTGGCCGGCGCGCGGCTCGTGGCCGTGCCGACGAAGCGGGAGCACGACTTCGCCGTCGACGCCGAGGTCCTGGCGGAACGAATTACCGACCGCACGAAGGCGATCATCGTGGTTTCTCCGAGCAATCCCGCGGGCGCCGTGCAACCGCGCGCCGCGCTCGAGCGCGTTGCCGCGCTGGCGCAAGAACGGGATCTCCTGATCATCGCCGACGAGCTGTACGAAAAATTCGTCTACGATGGACTGCGGCAGCACAGCATCGCATCGTTCCCGGACATGTTTTCTCGGACGATCACCATCAATGGGTTCTCGAAATGCTATTCGATGACCGGCTTTCGCATCGGGTACATTGCCGCGCCCGCCGCGCTCCTCCGGGCGATGCTGCCGATCAAACACGGCATGACAATCTGCGCACCGTCGGTGTCGCAGTGGGCGGCGATGGCGGCGCTGACCGGCCCCCACGAGTGGTTCGGCGGCGTGCTGAAAGAGTATGACGCGCGACGCCGGCTGTGGATGGAGGCCCTCGACGCGGGCGGTCTGACCTATGGTCGTCCGCAGGGTGCCTACTATGTCTACTTCAACGTCGCATCCACGGGCCTGACGGGGCGTGAGTTTTCGGAGCGCCTCCGCCGCGACTACCATATAATCCTGGGCTCCGGCGGGGCAATCGGCGGCGACTGGGCTTCGTACCTCCGCGGCTCGCTGGCCGTGCCGTCGGACCCGCTGCGGGAGGGCCTGGACCGGCTCACCCAGGCCGTCGAGCGATACCGCCGAGACGCGAAGTAG
- a CDS encoding MurR/RpiR family transcriptional regulator, translating to MSETDHLEVFERIRSKYPDLSPSFKKIADYLLDRYRDAAFLPASGVAASAEVSESVVVRFAGALGYDGYPEMLRAIQRVVKRELAPFRRLPGENVAEDSVPSDDVLGQIIATDIENLRFTAADPVTVASFPRAVDMLTEAHEVFALGIRGLGNLAGMLGFLLTISGIRTHILAHGDAELFEHLRFIEKSDVLVAFSFQRYTRRTVDALDLAKRRGARTIVITESLRSPAAQVADLSLICALKSRSFFNSYTAAVTLVNALTTGVVNRRLRASRRALETLDELLPDEDFFGRDNGF from the coding sequence GTGTCCGAGACCGATCACCTGGAAGTCTTCGAGCGCATCCGATCCAAATACCCGGACCTCAGCCCGAGCTTCAAGAAGATCGCGGACTACCTCCTGGACCGGTATCGCGATGCCGCCTTCTTGCCGGCGTCCGGTGTCGCGGCAAGCGCGGAGGTCAGTGAATCGGTCGTCGTCCGGTTTGCGGGTGCGCTGGGATATGACGGCTATCCGGAAATGCTGCGCGCAATTCAGCGCGTTGTGAAGCGCGAACTGGCGCCGTTCCGCCGCCTGCCCGGAGAGAACGTCGCCGAAGACTCAGTCCCCTCGGACGATGTCCTCGGGCAGATCATCGCCACGGATATCGAGAACCTCCGCTTCACCGCCGCGGACCCGGTCACGGTCGCCTCGTTCCCGCGGGCGGTTGACATGCTGACCGAGGCGCATGAGGTCTTCGCCCTCGGCATCCGCGGACTCGGGAACCTCGCCGGCATGCTCGGATTTCTGCTCACGATCTCAGGGATCCGGACGCACATCCTGGCCCACGGGGACGCGGAGTTGTTCGAACACCTCCGTTTCATCGAAAAGAGCGATGTTCTGGTCGCCTTTTCGTTCCAACGCTACACCAGGCGAACCGTCGACGCGCTCGATCTCGCGAAACGCAGAGGCGCGCGAACGATTGTGATCACGGAATCGCTCAGGTCGCCTGCCGCGCAGGTCGCCGACCTTTCCCTCATCTGTGCGCTCAAGAGCCGATCCTTCTTCAACTCGTACACCGCGGCGGTCACCCTCGTGAATGCGCTGACGACCGGTGTGGTGAACCGGCGCCTCCGCGCCAGCCGGCGGGCGCTCGAAACCCTCGATGAACTGCTGCCGGACGAGGATTTCTTCGGCCGGGACAACGGATTCTAG
- a CDS encoding NAD(P)-dependent oxidoreductase: MATVLVTGGTGAVGAHLVRRLALEGHDVICLSRHAAADDTRRDAFLGAAGRRVVFVPGDVARLEDLEAVWSQHHPTHVVHAAAITPTPTMERSMAAAVVSANVLGTANVLETAGRRGATRVIYVSSAGVYGETGDAAPVPEAAPLRGNSLYAITKKTGEQLCEFYERLSGVPVAAVRVGWVYGAMERPMPGSREQMSLIYECVRLALSGEELRLHELDPVRDWINADDLARAISALLFAGALPHRLYNCAGPRGYSHSELLDTLARVLPLRYRKSERADSANVAPSLTRRRRGPLNVERLLTDTGYRPRIDLETGLRRYVEWVKTQG, encoded by the coding sequence ATGGCGACCGTGTTGGTCACCGGCGGAACCGGCGCGGTCGGGGCCCATCTGGTCCGCAGATTGGCCCTCGAGGGACATGATGTCATCTGCCTCTCCCGGCATGCCGCGGCGGATGACACGCGGCGGGATGCCTTTTTGGGCGCGGCGGGACGGCGGGTCGTGTTCGTGCCGGGAGACGTGGCCCGCCTCGAGGACCTGGAAGCCGTCTGGTCGCAGCATCACCCGACGCACGTCGTTCATGCGGCGGCGATCACCCCGACGCCGACGATGGAACGCTCGATGGCGGCCGCGGTGGTGTCGGCCAACGTATTGGGCACGGCCAACGTCCTGGAGACGGCGGGCCGCCGGGGCGCGACGCGCGTGATCTATGTCAGTTCCGCGGGTGTGTACGGCGAAACCGGTGATGCCGCGCCGGTCCCCGAGGCCGCGCCGCTGCGCGGGAACAGCCTTTACGCGATTACCAAGAAGACCGGCGAGCAGCTCTGTGAGTTCTACGAACGCCTCTCCGGGGTTCCCGTCGCCGCGGTGCGCGTCGGATGGGTGTACGGGGCGATGGAGCGACCGATGCCGGGGTCGCGCGAGCAGATGTCGCTGATCTATGAGTGTGTCCGCCTGGCGCTAAGCGGTGAGGAGCTGCGGCTCCACGAGCTCGATCCCGTCCGGGACTGGATCAACGCGGATGATCTGGCCCGCGCCATCTCGGCGCTGCTGTTCGCCGGCGCGCTCCCGCATCGTCTCTACAACTGCGCCGGACCGAGAGGCTACAGCCATTCGGAGCTGCTGGACACGCTGGCCCGTGTCCTCCCGTTGCGGTATCGCAAGTCGGAGCGTGCTGACAGTGCAAACGTGGCTCCCTCGCTGACCCGCCGGCGTCGCGGTCCACTAAACGTCGAGCGGCTGCTGACGGATACGGGCTATCGCCCGCGCATCGATTTGGAAACCGGACTGCGCCGGTACGTCGAATGGGTCAAAACCCAGGGTTGA